Proteins encoded within one genomic window of Spirulina major PCC 6313:
- a CDS encoding chemotaxis protein CheW, giving the protein MPESLATSDILITGQTTYLIFTLDQTFYGVDSLFVEEIFFLPELTPVPESPRYIIGVLNLRGEVIPVLDVNLRLGYRTQPYSVHDRIVILQGSDHRFGILVNEVHNVRSLNDSDITAQVRYRWEQEQIPVQTGLAHSGDEIIVLLSLDTLLHPPERAHHTVQDLFSLTAEGVDHLRQSLGDLEAQLQTQRHFCATASPEDRKIFRDRAEHLRHPPDSQDNQGMASLAVVRLGPELFGIDLAHVREFTDIGRITPIPCCPSHIVGNVNLRGEIVTLIDITSFLALPAIATTGQRQAMIIECDGLVVGVVVTEILDVVLLNPKKISPVPTAIHGITDEYLQGETDYHDAMMSILSLPKLLHQGQLMVDDSIL; this is encoded by the coding sequence ATGCCTGAATCCTTAGCCACTTCTGATATCCTCATCACCGGACAAACCACGTATTTAATTTTTACGTTGGATCAAACCTTTTATGGCGTTGATAGTCTCTTTGTGGAGGAAATTTTCTTTTTGCCGGAGTTAACGCCAGTGCCGGAATCGCCCCGCTACATCATTGGGGTTTTAAATCTCCGGGGGGAGGTGATTCCGGTGCTGGATGTGAATCTCCGCTTGGGCTACCGAACCCAACCCTATAGTGTTCACGATCGCATCGTTATTTTACAAGGCAGCGACCACCGCTTTGGCATTTTGGTCAACGAGGTGCATAATGTGCGATCGCTCAATGACAGCGACATTACCGCCCAGGTTCGCTACCGGTGGGAACAGGAGCAAATCCCCGTCCAAACCGGACTCGCCCATAGCGGCGATGAAATTATTGTCCTGCTGAGCCTGGATACCTTACTCCATCCCCCCGAACGGGCGCACCACACGGTTCAAGATTTGTTTTCGTTGACCGCCGAAGGGGTGGATCACCTGCGGCAAAGTTTGGGCGACTTAGAGGCACAACTGCAAACCCAACGCCATTTTTGCGCCACCGCCAGCCCCGAAGACCGCAAGATTTTCCGCGATCGCGCCGAACATCTGCGCCACCCCCCCGATAGTCAAGACAATCAGGGCATGGCATCCCTCGCTGTAGTGCGCTTAGGGCCAGAACTCTTTGGGATTGATTTGGCCCATGTGCGGGAATTTACTGACATTGGCCGGATCACGCCGATTCCCTGCTGTCCGTCCCATATTGTCGGCAATGTCAATCTCCGGGGTGAAATTGTCACCCTGATCGACATCACCTCGTTTCTCGCCTTGCCTGCGATCGCCACCACCGGCCAACGTCAGGCCATGATTATCGAATGTGACGGCCTTGTGGTGGGGGTAGTGGTGACGGAAATTCTCGATGTGGTGCTGCTGAACCCCAAGAAAATTTCGCCAGTTCCCACCGCCATCCACGGCATCACCGATGAATATCTCCAGGGTGAAACAGACTATCACGATGCAATGATGAGTATTCTGTCTCTCCCAAAACTATTACACCAAGGGCAACTGATGGTGGACGACAGTATTCTTTAA
- a CDS encoding CheR family methyltransferase translates to MQFTLPDHWLYPFVQLVNERTGIRIRDQDYGELARKIGLRMAALHLVNPDQYYQRLSMVGAVGTTEWDALITLLTNIESYFFRDQGQFQLLEQVLLPRLMVQKRPERRLRIWSAGCSTGEEPYSLAILVQQLLAHESGWQCEVIGTDINPTVLTRARQGYYPLWSLRSLAPALQTRYFQPCGDGFQLDPQIRQSVRFEAFNLAKPSTEQWCPSDVDLIVCRNVFIYFSAPAIATALDSFRQALNPSGYLMTGHAELYGQQLQAFQSHLFPESVVYQRRDRPSPLPSKPHPTPLPMRSYPTPPLLPRPPAPSVITAPPATPIPTVQDLLTEAEFFFQQKNYRLSRKKVDVILSRDPQSFAAYFLRAQLDANSGQYEAALQSCEKALELEPLSVSIYYLMAQIFEERGDTEKAKQLFKKIIYLEPTTILAYYELSQLYDQEGNSNRGQKMRQTALAFLQQLPPKSRVDERSDLTVADLIDRILTSS, encoded by the coding sequence ATGCAGTTTACGCTCCCCGATCATTGGCTTTATCCCTTTGTCCAACTCGTTAACGAACGGACTGGCATTCGAATTCGTGACCAAGACTATGGTGAACTGGCTCGGAAAATTGGGCTGCGCATGGCCGCGCTCCATCTGGTGAATCCTGACCAGTATTATCAACGCTTATCCATGGTGGGAGCCGTCGGAACAACGGAATGGGATGCGTTGATCACATTGCTCACGAATATTGAAAGTTATTTTTTTCGTGATCAAGGTCAGTTTCAACTGTTGGAGCAGGTGTTGTTGCCTCGGTTAATGGTGCAGAAACGGCCGGAGCGACGGTTGCGGATCTGGAGTGCGGGCTGTTCGACGGGGGAAGAACCCTATTCCCTGGCGATTTTGGTGCAGCAGTTGTTGGCCCATGAGTCGGGGTGGCAGTGTGAGGTGATTGGCACCGATATTAATCCGACGGTGTTGACACGGGCGCGGCAGGGATATTATCCGCTGTGGTCGTTGCGATCGCTCGCTCCCGCCCTTCAAACCCGTTACTTTCAACCCTGTGGCGACGGCTTCCAACTCGATCCACAAATCCGGCAATCGGTGCGGTTTGAGGCGTTCAATTTGGCCAAGCCCAGCACCGAGCAATGGTGTCCCAGTGATGTGGACTTGATTGTCTGTCGCAATGTTTTTATTTATTTTTCCGCCCCAGCCATTGCCACAGCCTTAGACTCCTTTCGCCAAGCCCTGAACCCGTCGGGCTATCTAATGACGGGCCATGCGGAGCTTTACGGTCAACAACTTCAAGCCTTCCAAAGCCATTTGTTCCCGGAATCCGTGGTGTATCAACGGCGCGATCGCCCCTCGCCCCTCCCATCAAAGCCCCACCCGACCCCGCTGCCGATGCGATCGTATCCCACTCCCCCGCTACTGCCGCGCCCCCCTGCCCCCAGCGTGATCACCGCCCCGCCCGCGACTCCGATTCCCACAGTACAAGACTTACTCACCGAAGCCGAATTCTTTTTTCAACAGAAAAACTATCGCCTCTCTCGTAAAAAAGTAGACGTGATCCTCAGTCGCGATCCCCAGTCCTTTGCCGCCTATTTTTTGCGGGCGCAACTCGATGCTAATTCTGGGCAGTACGAAGCCGCGCTCCAATCCTGTGAAAAAGCCTTAGAGCTAGAACCGCTCTCTGTGTCAATTTATTACCTGATGGCTCAAATTTTTGAAGAAAGGGGAGATACTGAAAAAGCAAAGCAACTGTTTAAAAAGATTATTTATTTGGAGCCGACGACGATCTTAGCTTATTACGAATTAAGTCAACTTTATGATCAAGAAGGCAACTCAAATCGAGGTCAAAAAATGCGCCAAACTGCCTTGGCTTTTCTGCAACAATTACCCCCCAAAAGTCGAGTCGATGAACGGAGTGATCTAACTGTCGCCGATCTGATTGATCGGATTCTAACCTCGTCTTGA